One Porphyromonas pogonae genomic region harbors:
- the cas3 gene encoding CRISPR-associated helicase Cas3', with protein MIKLADIYAKSIHYGGTTLLKHTQYVVKAIKLFAKETDFEFNEELAIKGAILHDLGKAHPYFRHKINGFNADSLYKLRELSKYNHRHEISSLAFLPAFPKEEWDILIDMVIGHHKSVQNDSREKGILDIATNERDWIHYHLLEWDEWWYCGKELIENFGFTCPFISKEEATKALNYVKSYCSQKKFGWSPWRGLLMAADHFASAFNEKTEEQLTHLFEKPDLSFFFNEDRKSDLYPLSLIESNSPKIHTIVVAPTGAGKTDFLMKRCRGRIFYTLPFQASINAMWHRLKGVIPNKDIRLLHSISKLVVKGNGNNKHIDEQVLQSLIGSSVKILTPHQLAAIVFGVKGFESIMLDLKDCDVILDEIHTYSDFSQAMVLEIIKALKYLGCRIHIGTATMPSVLYDSLLEILGGKENVYEVTLSQNRLDKFNRHIIYKHPNDFDYSKIIDVAQNENEKLLIIFNTVKAAQQAFKDIEKHYPDTPKILIHSRYKRELRVQKEKELIELFNGTKDNPGHRPCIVVSTQVVEVSLDISFDRMITECAPFDSLIQRFGRINRYRSKENIGRLKPIHIIEPKGNMLPYNMDILRKSFDEMPDNGDILSESALQSKIDRVYDTIEFKEIDMHLKFIDNQIVLKELTHCKKSVLIEALEIEGATCILECDRDNYLLSNWEKRIEMEIPIKWKTIRRYMNEYEQLEVGSHPFVVPQSKDDHEKYGLELVEHENIL; from the coding sequence ATGATAAAATTAGCTGACATATACGCTAAAAGCATTCATTACGGTGGTACAACATTATTGAAACATACACAATATGTTGTAAAAGCAATAAAACTGTTTGCTAAAGAAACTGATTTTGAATTCAATGAAGAGTTGGCCATCAAAGGTGCAATTTTACATGACCTGGGAAAGGCACACCCTTATTTCAGACATAAAATAAATGGGTTCAACGCAGATTCTCTTTATAAACTTCGGGAGTTAAGTAAATACAATCATCGCCACGAAATATCATCTCTGGCTTTCCTTCCGGCTTTCCCTAAAGAAGAATGGGATATCCTTATAGATATGGTGATAGGGCACCACAAATCCGTTCAAAACGATTCGAGGGAAAAAGGGATATTGGATATTGCAACTAATGAACGGGATTGGATACACTATCATTTACTCGAATGGGATGAATGGTGGTATTGTGGAAAAGAATTAATTGAGAACTTCGGTTTTACCTGCCCTTTCATTTCGAAAGAAGAAGCCACCAAAGCTCTAAACTACGTAAAATCCTATTGCTCTCAAAAAAAGTTTGGTTGGTCGCCTTGGAGAGGATTATTGATGGCAGCAGACCACTTTGCATCAGCATTTAATGAAAAAACAGAAGAGCAACTAACTCACCTATTTGAAAAACCTGATTTATCGTTCTTCTTCAACGAAGATAGAAAATCAGACTTATATCCCTTATCTCTTATTGAAAGTAATAGTCCCAAAATTCACACAATTGTAGTAGCACCGACAGGCGCCGGTAAAACAGATTTCTTAATGAAGCGATGCCGAGGAAGAATTTTCTACACCTTACCATTTCAAGCATCTATCAATGCAATGTGGCACAGATTGAAAGGAGTTATTCCCAACAAGGATATTCGCTTATTACATTCTATTTCTAAATTAGTAGTAAAAGGCAACGGAAACAATAAGCATATTGACGAACAAGTACTTCAATCGCTTATAGGCTCTTCTGTAAAGATACTGACCCCTCATCAATTAGCCGCAATTGTATTTGGAGTAAAAGGCTTTGAATCAATTATGCTTGATCTCAAAGATTGTGATGTAATTCTTGATGAAATTCATACCTATTCTGATTTTTCGCAGGCAATGGTATTGGAAATTATTAAGGCATTGAAATATTTAGGTTGTCGAATTCATATTGGTACAGCAACAATGCCCTCTGTATTATATGACAGTCTATTGGAGATATTGGGAGGTAAAGAAAATGTATATGAGGTAACCTTATCCCAAAATAGGTTGGATAAATTCAATAGACATATTATCTATAAACATCCCAATGATTTTGATTATTCTAAGATTATTGATGTTGCTCAAAATGAAAATGAAAAACTACTTATTATTTTCAATACCGTAAAAGCCGCTCAACAGGCATTCAAAGACATTGAAAAGCACTATCCTGACACGCCTAAAATACTTATACACAGCCGTTACAAAAGAGAATTAAGGGTTCAAAAAGAAAAAGAATTAATTGAGCTATTCAATGGCACAAAAGATAATCCCGGGCATCGTCCTTGCATTGTGGTATCCACCCAGGTGGTGGAAGTAAGCCTTGACATCAGTTTCGATAGGATGATTACCGAATGTGCGCCATTTGATTCATTAATTCAACGATTCGGAAGAATCAATCGCTACAGATCAAAGGAAAACATAGGAAGACTAAAACCTATTCATATTATTGAGCCCAAAGGAAATATGCTGCCTTATAATATGGACATACTTAGAAAAAGTTTTGACGAGATGCCGGACAATGGAGATATCTTGAGTGAAAGCGCATTGCAATCAAAAATTGATCGAGTTTATGACACTATAGAATTTAAAGAGATTGATATGCATCTTAAATTCATTGATAATCAAATTGTACTAAAAGAGCTGACACATTGCAAAAAATCTGTATTGATTGAAGCCTTGGAAATAGAAGGTGCCACGTGCATATTGGAATGCGACAGAGATAACTATTTATTGAGCAATTGGGAAAAACGCATAGAAATGGAAATACCCATCAAATGGAAAACAATCAGAAGATATATGAATGAATATGAACAATTGGAAGTAGGAAGCCATCCATTCGTAGTACCCCAATCAAAGGACGATCATGAGAAATATGGTTTAGAATTAGTAGAACATGAAAACATATTATAA
- a CDS encoding TetR/AcrR family transcriptional regulator: MQKIKDDTRQILLQTAKEAFLEKGFKAVSMREISYKSGVGLSNIYNYFESKDEMLALVLQPFLTAFNDMMTRHNDENSITLDVFTSQDFQRRTIEDFVQLIARYRKELRLLLCASHGSCFENFRETLIEENTRIGLEYIALMGEKYPHVHSSISPFFIHITCTWWVSLLEEIAVHEKLSHEEIENFIADYVCYGTAGWRALMKA, encoded by the coding sequence ATGCAAAAGATCAAAGACGATACTCGGCAAATACTTCTCCAAACCGCAAAAGAGGCTTTTTTAGAGAAAGGCTTCAAGGCTGTTTCCATGCGCGAAATATCTTACAAGTCGGGTGTGGGACTTAGTAATATTTACAACTATTTCGAGAGTAAAGATGAGATGCTGGCATTGGTGTTACAGCCTTTCCTTACGGCATTCAATGATATGATGACTCGTCATAACGATGAGAATAGTATTACCTTGGATGTCTTTACTTCGCAAGATTTCCAGCGACGTACTATTGAGGATTTTGTGCAACTCATAGCTCGCTATCGTAAAGAGCTCAGGCTTCTCTTGTGTGCGTCGCATGGGTCGTGCTTCGAGAATTTCAGGGAAACTCTCATAGAGGAAAATACTCGGATCGGATTGGAATATATAGCACTGATGGGAGAGAAATATCCTCATGTGCATAGCTCTATTTCTCCCTTTTTCATCCACATTACCTGTACTTGGTGGGTGAGCCTTTTGGAAGAAATAGCGGTACACGAAAAATTGTCTCATGAAGAGATCGAAAACTTCATCGCAGACTATGTGTGCTATGGTACTGCCGGCTGGCGTGCTCTGATGAAAGCTTGA
- a CDS encoding outer membrane lipoprotein-sorting protein, with protein sequence MGLSAQKLSGRDVAQKVKDRPDGDSRESELVMKLVNKRGSVRERKLISYSIDVGKDKKSIMFFLYPGDVKGTGFLTWDYDKVGKDDDKWLYLPAMKKTRRISGSSAKTEYFMGSDFTYDDMGSRNVDEDTHNLLGEEAVQGYKCWKLESTPKNNREIYSKKIAWIRQDCLIPIKVEYYDRMGKLHRKLELSNINKIDGFWLAQKMQMSNVQTGHQTVMEINNPKFNRKLDEAKFSVNTLEKGSL encoded by the coding sequence ATGGGACTAAGTGCACAGAAATTATCAGGGCGTGACGTCGCTCAGAAAGTAAAAGACCGTCCGGACGGGGATAGCCGTGAATCTGAGCTGGTAATGAAACTTGTCAATAAACGCGGTAGTGTGCGTGAACGCAAGCTTATATCCTATTCCATAGATGTGGGTAAGGACAAGAAATCCATTATGTTTTTTCTCTATCCCGGTGATGTCAAAGGCACAGGATTCCTTACCTGGGACTATGATAAGGTGGGCAAAGACGATGATAAGTGGCTCTATTTGCCGGCTATGAAAAAGACTCGCCGTATCAGCGGAAGCTCTGCCAAGACGGAGTACTTCATGGGTAGTGATTTTACTTATGACGATATGGGTAGTCGTAATGTGGATGAGGACACACATAACCTCTTGGGAGAAGAAGCGGTGCAAGGGTATAAATGCTGGAAACTGGAATCTACACCCAAAAACAACAGAGAGATATATTCAAAAAAAATCGCATGGATACGTCAGGATTGTCTTATACCTATCAAAGTGGAGTATTATGACAGGATGGGTAAGCTGCATCGCAAACTCGAGTTGTCCAATATCAACAAAATAGACGGTTTCTGGTTGGCTCAGAAGATGCAGATGTCCAACGTGCAGACAGGTCATCAGACTGTAATGGAGATTAATAATCCTAAGTTCAATCGGAAGTTGGATGAGGCTAAGTTCAGTGTAAATACACTGGAGAAAGGGAGCTTGTAA
- a CDS encoding DUF1302 family protein: MYSKSTIRSYRLFIVIALGSLPLWLSAQSDSSAFRIKGFVDTYHAVRSQSPHNFMSSRTRVRGEVAGDMGNSTLFVSFNATYNSLLKERTGFDLREAYLDYRDSNWGARLGRQLVIWGAADGVRITDLVSPMDMTEFLAQDYDDIRLPVNALRLFFFNDKVKLELVGVPVFQGFILPTDSANPWNILPKDTPLPVKWNDNHSRPAMKISNMEYGGRLSFNLPGIDFAFAALHTWNKMPVMQPEVTPREVKINPRYYRMGFVGGDFSKPLGEFVIRGEVAFNIGKHFSYKPEAMSMAQKGFNTVNWLVGMDWYAPAEWMLMAQLSSESIFGYEPYVAQSHHSTLFTLNVSKKLLNSTLQLSDFTYIDLNYGGWFSRFAADYALSDPIHVSLGYDWFGGNKGMFGMYSKNSEAWIKAKYSF, encoded by the coding sequence ATGTACTCGAAGTCTACAATAAGAAGTTACAGACTGTTTATTGTGATAGCTTTGGGCAGTCTGCCTCTTTGGCTCAGTGCCCAAAGCGATTCGTCTGCTTTCAGGATCAAAGGATTTGTAGATACATATCATGCCGTACGTTCGCAATCGCCTCACAATTTTATGAGTTCTCGTACTCGTGTCAGGGGTGAGGTGGCTGGAGATATGGGTAATTCTACGCTTTTCGTATCTTTCAACGCAACATATAATTCACTACTCAAGGAGCGTACCGGGTTTGACTTGCGTGAAGCTTACTTGGATTATCGCGACAGTAATTGGGGGGCAAGGCTGGGACGTCAATTGGTTATATGGGGAGCTGCCGACGGAGTGCGTATTACGGACTTGGTATCACCCATGGATATGACGGAGTTCCTTGCTCAAGACTATGATGATATCAGATTGCCGGTAAATGCTCTGCGCCTGTTTTTTTTCAATGATAAGGTGAAGCTGGAGCTGGTAGGTGTACCCGTATTCCAAGGGTTTATACTTCCTACCGATAGCGCAAACCCATGGAATATTCTACCCAAAGATACCCCTCTGCCGGTAAAGTGGAATGATAATCACAGCCGACCTGCGATGAAAATATCCAATATGGAGTATGGCGGTAGGTTGTCCTTCAATTTGCCGGGTATTGACTTTGCTTTTGCCGCTTTACATACCTGGAATAAGATGCCGGTAATGCAGCCCGAAGTGACACCCCGGGAGGTCAAGATAAATCCCCGATACTATCGTATGGGGTTTGTGGGGGGGGATTTTTCCAAACCTCTTGGGGAGTTTGTGATTCGTGGAGAAGTTGCATTCAATATAGGCAAACATTTTTCATACAAACCTGAAGCCATGAGTATGGCTCAAAAAGGATTCAACACCGTCAACTGGCTTGTGGGTATGGACTGGTATGCTCCTGCCGAATGGATGCTGATGGCACAACTTTCGTCGGAAAGCATATTCGGCTACGAACCTTATGTAGCACAGTCCCATCACAGCACACTCTTTACACTCAATGTGTCCAAGAAGTTACTCAACAGTACATTACAGTTGTCCGATTTTACTTATATCGATCTCAATTATGGCGGGTGGTTCAGCCGTTTTGCTGCGGATTATGCATTGAGCGATCCTATACATGTCTCATTGGGATATGATTGGTTTGGCGGAAATAAAGGGATGTTTGGTATGTACAGCAAGAACTCCGAGGCTTGGATAAAAGCTAAATATAGTTTTTGA
- the cas6 gene encoding CRISPR-associated endoribonuclease Cas6, which yields MRLHIKISKTSQIIDFNYQPLLTGCVHKWLGKDNLQHGEVSLYSFSCLQNVDVVKKGIQLTDNSYFILSFHDVDLTKIVVKNIVDDPEMFFGAKVCNIYIEQPPCFAEKERFLLASPVLIKRYEGHKETHYTFYDERSDELLTETLKTKAQIVGLNTDSLKVYFDKSYHSPKTKVISYKGIKNRANVCPVIIEGSPEIISFAWHVGLGNCTGIGFGALK from the coding sequence ATGCGCTTACATATTAAAATTTCAAAAACGAGTCAAATAATTGATTTCAATTATCAACCTCTACTTACCGGTTGTGTACACAAATGGTTGGGAAAGGACAATTTACAGCACGGAGAGGTAAGTCTTTATTCCTTTTCATGTCTTCAGAATGTTGATGTTGTTAAAAAAGGAATCCAATTAACAGACAACAGCTATTTCATCTTGAGTTTTCATGATGTTGATTTGACTAAAATAGTTGTAAAAAATATAGTAGATGATCCTGAAATGTTTTTTGGAGCAAAGGTTTGTAATATTTATATAGAACAACCACCTTGTTTTGCAGAAAAAGAACGTTTTTTATTGGCGAGTCCGGTCTTAATCAAAAGATACGAAGGCCACAAAGAAACACATTATACGTTTTACGATGAAAGATCGGATGAGCTTTTGACAGAAACGTTAAAGACCAAAGCCCAAATAGTAGGTCTCAACACAGATAGTCTTAAAGTTTATTTCGATAAAAGCTATCATTCCCCCAAAACCAAAGTAATCTCTTATAAAGGCATTAAAAATAGAGCAAACGTTTGTCCAGTAATCATTGAGGGTTCGCCTGAAATAATCTCTTTTGCATGGCACGTAGGTTTGGGGAATTGTACAGGTATTGGATTTGGAGCCTTGAAATAA
- the cas4 gene encoding CRISPR-associated protein Cas4 — MILTATHINYYIVCPRKLWLSVNGINMEHTSDVVYDGKLLHENSYPQRAQKYQEVELSTQWEGLQLNGKVDFYDTKEHVIHETKRGNKVEVAHEWQVKFYIWLFELNGIEDVSGKIEYPLLRITTEVNLSDDEKNILIEIIPKINETISRADCPTTINGKICKSCSYYEFCYINEI, encoded by the coding sequence ATGATTCTCACTGCTACGCATATCAACTATTATATTGTTTGTCCACGAAAGCTCTGGCTTTCTGTCAATGGCATCAATATGGAACATACCTCAGATGTAGTATATGACGGTAAACTTTTGCATGAAAATAGCTATCCTCAACGTGCTCAAAAATATCAAGAAGTAGAACTTTCTACTCAATGGGAAGGCCTCCAACTCAATGGTAAAGTCGATTTCTATGATACCAAAGAACATGTAATCCACGAAACGAAAAGAGGGAACAAAGTTGAAGTGGCTCACGAATGGCAAGTCAAGTTCTATATTTGGCTATTCGAGCTCAATGGAATAGAAGATGTTTCGGGAAAAATAGAATATCCACTCCTACGTATTACAACGGAGGTGAACCTATCTGATGATGAAAAGAATATACTAATAGAGATAATTCCCAAAATCAATGAAACAATAAGCAGAGCCGATTGCCCAACAACAATCAATGGGAAAATTTGTAAAAGTTGCAGTTATTATGAATTTTGCTATATCAATGAAATATGA
- a CDS encoding CRISPR-associated protein Cas7, with amino-acid sequence MNTPFIYLRGLRRAEHTVFAVNDGQKYYYDPQFGYRMAYSSGQQVKRSIIEALNQPFAAMTFNWEIDKKDNKASQKEPHSPCDPTFTDQLLGGYMKAESGAGTVKRRSPLSISAMRPLHPLLGGIESPMENLSFDRTSHPEHHHVNVYWVENKKRGAKLTDEELNEWLTSNNRNLPNRAFIQDQTRASGLFVYDIAIDLRTLFCVSTNKLEPELFPEIEEKLREEGWIEGKNIFGRCLICPKQKRDEIIPALAKALINWRITSNQARTFSLMETIAIAISDNANQIAYAIRGELRDDTERPTATPRIDETAKANIFISPIANAYIQGAVGNADALEKAEKELVDRMMNFDYENQVID; translated from the coding sequence ATGAATACTCCTTTTATCTATCTGAGAGGCTTGCGCCGCGCAGAACACACAGTCTTTGCTGTTAATGACGGTCAAAAATATTATTATGATCCTCAGTTTGGTTATCGTATGGCATACTCAAGTGGTCAACAAGTTAAACGCTCAATAATAGAAGCTCTAAACCAACCATTTGCAGCAATGACTTTTAACTGGGAAATTGACAAAAAAGATAACAAAGCAAGTCAAAAAGAACCTCATTCACCCTGTGACCCTACCTTCACAGATCAATTACTTGGAGGGTATATGAAAGCAGAATCGGGGGCAGGAACAGTAAAAAGAAGAAGCCCTTTGTCAATATCAGCAATGAGACCTTTGCACCCTCTCTTAGGTGGAATTGAGTCTCCAATGGAAAATCTTTCCTTTGATCGAACATCACATCCAGAACATCATCATGTAAATGTATATTGGGTTGAAAATAAGAAAAGAGGGGCTAAACTAACGGATGAAGAATTGAATGAATGGCTTACATCAAACAACCGAAATCTCCCCAATAGAGCATTCATACAGGACCAAACACGTGCAAGCGGGTTATTTGTTTATGATATTGCAATTGATTTAAGAACCTTATTTTGTGTATCTACCAATAAACTTGAGCCCGAGCTATTTCCAGAAATTGAAGAAAAACTAAGAGAAGAAGGCTGGATTGAAGGTAAAAATATATTTGGCAGATGCTTAATTTGTCCAAAACAAAAAAGAGATGAAATTATCCCTGCTTTGGCAAAAGCCTTAATCAATTGGCGTATCACATCAAATCAGGCACGTACATTTAGTCTAATGGAAACAATTGCAATAGCGATTAGTGACAACGCTAACCAAATAGCCTATGCTATTAGAGGTGAATTAAGGGATGATACGGAAAGGCCGACAGCAACCCCAAGGATTGATGAAACAGCAAAAGCAAATATATTTATAAGCCCTATTGCAAATGCATATATTCAAGGGGCTGTTGGAAATGCTGATGCATTAGAAAAAGCAGAAAAAGAACTTGTTGATAGAATGATGAACTTTGATTACGAAAATCAAGTCATTGATTAA
- a CDS encoding efflux RND transporter permease subunit: MKIERINQWFARQGEWIVKKRWLVLGIFIALFAFGTYGLQFMNVSASWDDYFLEDDPVLVKTDEFKAIFGNDSYAAVLTRCDNTFTKKNLELIRELSNEMLDSMSYADKITSITDIEFMVGNEDGMNIEQIVPEVIPDDSAGLSEIRHNAYLKPNIASRLVSKDGKLSWILLKLRPFPDDSVWNKGKKSVSPELLTGHQLEHIISKPKYASLKLLGTGMPFVTSSKMDWIGKEMPRVMGLAALFAILVLIIATRSARGVIVPVVTAIASIVISYGIMGYLRFKIDSGMMMIPMLLAFAVAIAYNIHVYSYFKRQFMIHGKRKQAVIETVGEMGWPVLFSALTTFAALLSFLAVPVVPMHFIGIATSSCVMLTFLIAITVMPACLSIGKDGVPHAKVQETGERWLDRKLVNFGACVLRRSTLVMWVSGIITLILLYQFTKIETAFDVERTMGRRIGYVDRLLQVSESELGSMYAYDVMIEFPHNGEAKLPRNLIALDSLTGHVSRYSLTKRTTSVLNILKDLNQTLHAGQESYYNVPQKPDEVAQLLLLYENAGGSEAEYWVDYDYRRLRLMVELNGYNSGEAERELADVTAVARKLFPGAGVTTVGNLPQFTAMMQYVVRGQIVSFAIALGIIGILLMIVFGSVRIGLIGLIPNVMPAIVVGGLMGWMDYPLDMMTATIMPMILGLAVDDTIHFINHGHLEFDRKRNYKDAILKSFRIVGTPLVLTSLVIAANFAVYTTSESLSFVHTGILSVAGMLSALLADLCITPVLFRKFNIFGKESGSDHSGEIGADNIAIGDTQPS; the protein is encoded by the coding sequence ATGAAAATCGAAAGAATTAATCAGTGGTTTGCCCGTCAGGGCGAGTGGATTGTCAAAAAGCGATGGCTTGTACTGGGCATATTCATTGCTCTCTTTGCTTTTGGCACTTATGGCCTACAGTTTATGAATGTGAGTGCTTCTTGGGATGATTATTTCCTTGAAGATGATCCGGTTCTCGTCAAGACAGATGAGTTCAAAGCCATCTTTGGAAATGATAGCTATGCCGCAGTGCTTACACGATGCGACAATACTTTTACGAAAAAGAATCTGGAGTTGATACGTGAACTTTCCAATGAGATGCTTGATAGCATGTCATATGCAGATAAGATCACTTCTATTACTGATATTGAGTTTATGGTTGGTAATGAAGATGGGATGAATATTGAGCAGATTGTACCGGAAGTGATACCCGATGACAGTGCCGGACTCTCTGAAATTCGCCACAATGCCTACCTGAAGCCCAATATTGCCAGCCGATTGGTGTCTAAGGACGGTAAGTTGTCTTGGATTTTGCTCAAGCTTCGGCCCTTTCCTGACGATTCTGTCTGGAACAAGGGTAAGAAATCAGTCTCTCCCGAGTTACTTACAGGGCATCAGTTGGAGCATATAATCAGTAAGCCCAAGTATGCCTCGCTCAAACTTCTCGGTACGGGTATGCCTTTTGTTACTTCGAGCAAAATGGACTGGATAGGTAAGGAGATGCCCCGTGTCATGGGGCTTGCTGCTCTTTTTGCCATCCTTGTTCTTATTATTGCTACCCGTTCGGCTCGGGGGGTTATTGTTCCCGTGGTTACTGCTATTGCTTCTATTGTCATATCTTATGGTATTATGGGATATCTGAGGTTCAAAATAGATAGTGGCATGATGATGATACCCATGCTTCTGGCCTTTGCTGTGGCTATTGCTTATAACATTCATGTGTATTCCTATTTCAAAAGGCAATTTATGATCCATGGCAAACGTAAGCAAGCTGTCATAGAGACTGTGGGAGAGATGGGATGGCCCGTACTCTTCAGCGCTCTTACTACTTTTGCTGCTTTGCTCTCTTTTTTGGCAGTACCCGTGGTGCCTATGCACTTCATAGGCATAGCTACTTCGTCTTGTGTCATGCTCACATTCCTTATAGCTATAACGGTGATGCCGGCCTGCTTGAGCATTGGCAAAGATGGTGTGCCGCATGCCAAGGTGCAGGAAACGGGTGAGCGATGGCTCGATAGGAAGCTGGTCAACTTCGGCGCTTGTGTTTTGCGCCGTAGTACTTTGGTTATGTGGGTATCAGGCATTATAACATTGATATTACTTTATCAGTTTACCAAAATCGAGACAGCTTTTGATGTGGAGCGCACCATGGGGCGCCGCATAGGCTATGTGGATAGATTGCTGCAAGTGAGCGAGAGTGAACTCGGATCCATGTATGCATACGATGTAATGATAGAATTTCCTCATAACGGAGAAGCTAAGTTGCCTCGCAATCTCATAGCTTTGGATTCGCTTACAGGGCATGTAAGTCGCTACAGCCTTACCAAACGCACTACATCAGTACTCAACATACTCAAGGATCTCAACCAAACGCTACATGCGGGACAAGAAAGCTATTATAATGTACCGCAAAAGCCTGACGAGGTGGCTCAGTTGCTCTTGCTGTATGAGAATGCGGGTGGAAGCGAGGCAGAATACTGGGTAGATTATGACTATCGCAGACTTCGCCTTATGGTCGAGCTTAATGGATATAACTCCGGTGAGGCAGAGCGTGAATTGGCTGATGTCACTGCAGTTGCCCGCAAGCTATTTCCCGGAGCGGGAGTCACTACAGTGGGCAATTTGCCACAGTTTACAGCCATGATGCAGTACGTAGTGCGTGGACAGATCGTATCTTTCGCCATAGCGCTGGGGATAATCGGTATTCTGCTTATGATTGTCTTCGGTAGTGTGCGCATAGGATTGATCGGTCTTATTCCTAACGTAATGCCGGCCATTGTAGTGGGAGGTTTGATGGGATGGATGGATTATCCATTGGATATGATGACTGCTACCATAATGCCCATGATCTTGGGATTGGCTGTGGACGATACTATCCATTTTATCAATCACGGGCATCTTGAATTTGATCGCAAGCGCAATTATAAGGATGCTATCCTAAAGTCATTCCGCATTGTGGGTACACCATTGGTTCTTACCAGTTTGGTTATTGCGGCCAACTTTGCTGTCTATACCACTTCGGAAAGTCTCTCTTTCGTTCACACAGGTATCTTGTCTGTAGCGGGTATGCTCTCGGCATTGCTGGCGGATCTGTGTATCACTCCCGTACTATTCCGCAAGTTCAATATTTTCGGTAAAGAGTCCGGTTCCGATCATTCGGGTGAGATCGGTGCGGATAATATCGCCATAGGTGATACACAACCGTCATAA